In Bryobacteraceae bacterium, the following proteins share a genomic window:
- a CDS encoding MFS transporter, with product MHDQFRALRHRDFRLFVSGQVISLMGTWMQGVAQSWLVYRLTQSTVWMGTLGFCNHIPVLLLGPLAGLAADRLNRRRIVTVAQCLFMVQALTLAGLTLSGRITVGWLLPLAVLWGVINAFEIPARQSMYIHLVGKDDLLNAIALNSMTFNAARVVGPSIGGFCVAAFGEGVCFLVNGISYIAVIVSLLSMRSGEPERTASTAMLGHLREGFAYVWTHRRVRTLLAVTALGNLAGTPVPVLAPVFADAIFHRGSQGLGLLLGAMGVGAVTGTVVLARHPDTSRLPRLILRAALQASFSLFAFAWSPSFWFSMAAMASMGYGVFQMLSAINTAIQSMIEDEYRGRVMSLYTMTVVGMLPVGALLGGTAADLFGVRATMAAFSLLGLTAAAIWWRAQPRPAASDNK from the coding sequence TTGCACGACCAATTCCGCGCCCTGCGCCACCGCGACTTTCGCCTGTTTGTCAGCGGCCAGGTGATCTCATTGATGGGCACCTGGATGCAGGGCGTGGCGCAGAGCTGGCTTGTCTACCGGCTCACTCAATCGACGGTCTGGATGGGGACGCTGGGGTTCTGCAATCACATTCCCGTCCTCCTCCTCGGTCCCCTCGCCGGGCTCGCGGCGGACCGGCTCAACCGCCGCCGCATCGTCACCGTCGCGCAGTGCCTGTTCATGGTGCAGGCGCTCACGCTCGCCGGGCTCACGCTGAGCGGGCGGATCACGGTGGGCTGGCTGCTGCCCCTGGCCGTGCTCTGGGGCGTGATCAACGCCTTCGAAATCCCCGCCCGCCAGTCGATGTACATCCACCTCGTCGGCAAAGACGACCTCCTCAACGCCATCGCCCTCAACTCCATGACCTTCAACGCCGCCCGCGTCGTCGGCCCCTCCATCGGCGGCTTCTGCGTCGCCGCGTTCGGCGAAGGCGTCTGCTTCCTCGTCAACGGCATCTCCTACATCGCCGTCATCGTCTCCCTCCTCTCCATGCGCTCCGGCGAACCCGAACGCACCGCCTCCACCGCCATGCTCGGCCACCTGCGCGAAGGCTTCGCCTATGTATGGACCCACCGCCGCGTCCGCACGCTCCTCGCCGTCACCGCGCTCGGCAACCTCGCCGGAACGCCCGTCCCCGTGCTCGCCCCCGTCTTCGCCGACGCCATCTTCCATCGCGGCTCGCAAGGACTCGGACTGCTCCTCGGCGCGATGGGTGTCGGCGCCGTCACCGGCACCGTCGTCCTCGCCCGCCATCCCGATACCTCGCGCCTGCCTCGCCTCATCCTCCGCGCCGCGCTGCAGGCATCGTTCTCGCTCTTCGCCTTCGCATGGTCGCCGTCGTTCTGGTTCTCCATGGCCGCCATGGCCTCCATGGGCTACGGCGTCTTCCAGATGCTCTCCGCCATCAACACCGCCATCCAATCGATGATCGAAGACGAATACCGCGGCCGTGTGATGTCGCTCTATACCATGACCGTCGTCGGCATGTTGCCCGTCGGGGCCCTGCTCGGCGGGACGGCCGCTGATTTGTTCGGAGTCCGCGCCACGATGGCGGCGTTCTCGCTGCTTGGGCTGACGGCGGCCGCCATCTGGTGGCGCGCACAACCACGGCCTGCGGCATCCGACAATAAGTAA
- a CDS encoding MoaD/ThiS family protein produces the protein MIRVVLPGHLRVIAKCGAEVTVAVDGAPSIKTVLDAVEARYPALRGTIRDQGTGVRRPFLRFFACQQDLSHDPLESPLPEAVVRGAEPLIVLAAIAGGLS, from the coding sequence ATGATCCGCGTGGTGCTGCCGGGGCATTTGCGCGTGATCGCCAAGTGCGGGGCCGAGGTGACGGTGGCGGTGGATGGCGCGCCGTCGATCAAGACGGTGCTCGACGCGGTGGAGGCCCGCTACCCGGCGCTGCGCGGCACCATTCGCGATCAGGGCACCGGCGTCCGGCGTCCGTTCCTCCGGTTCTTCGCGTGCCAACAGGACCTCTCCCACGACCCCTTAGAGTCGCCGCTGCCGGAAGCGGTTGTGCGCGGCGCGGAGCCGCTGATCGTACTGGCGGCAATCGCCGGCGGCTTATCCTAG
- a CDS encoding exo-alpha-sialidase, producing MSRVRVLAGTKKGAFIFEADGKRDKWSISGPHFAGWEVYHMKGSPADPDRIYAAPSTGWHGQMIHVSRDGGRNWDTAGNKFAYEGVPGTHQWYDGTPHPWEFKRVWHLEPSHTDPDAVLAGVEDAAIFHTVDGGQNWTELKGLREHGSGPKWQPGAGGMCLHTIIVDPANPNRIYVAISAAGAFRSDDGGKTWKPINRGLRSEYIPDPNAEVGHCVHHVAFHPSRPDTLFMQKHWDVMRSDDAGDNWREVSGNLPTDFGFVIDVHAHEPETIYVAPITSDQFHYPVDGRLDVWRSKSGGNEWEQLGNGLPRENCYVNVLRDAMAVDSLDSCGIYFGTTGGQVYCSPDGGDTWSAIVRDLPAVLSVEVQTLT from the coding sequence ATGAGCAGAGTCCGAGTCCTCGCCGGCACCAAGAAAGGCGCCTTCATTTTCGAAGCCGACGGCAAGCGAGACAAGTGGTCCATCTCCGGCCCGCATTTCGCCGGTTGGGAGGTGTATCACATGAAAGGTTCGCCGGCGGATCCCGATCGCATCTATGCGGCGCCCTCCACCGGCTGGCACGGCCAGATGATCCACGTCTCGCGCGACGGCGGCAGGAACTGGGACACCGCGGGCAACAAGTTCGCCTACGAAGGCGTGCCTGGCACTCATCAGTGGTACGACGGCACGCCGCACCCATGGGAGTTCAAGCGCGTGTGGCATCTGGAGCCCTCGCACACGGATCCGGACGCGGTGCTGGCGGGTGTGGAGGACGCGGCGATCTTCCATACCGTTGACGGCGGGCAGAACTGGACCGAGTTGAAGGGGCTCCGAGAGCATGGCTCCGGGCCGAAATGGCAGCCGGGCGCGGGGGGCATGTGCCTCCACACGATCATCGTGGACCCGGCCAATCCGAACCGCATCTACGTCGCGATCTCCGCGGCGGGCGCGTTTCGCAGCGACGACGGTGGCAAGACGTGGAAGCCCATCAACCGCGGCCTTCGATCGGAGTACATCCCCGATCCGAACGCCGAAGTCGGCCATTGTGTCCATCATGTGGCGTTTCATCCCTCGCGCCCGGATACCCTATTCATGCAGAAGCATTGGGACGTGATGCGGTCCGATGATGCCGGCGACAACTGGCGCGAGGTGAGCGGCAACCTTCCGACGGACTTCGGTTTCGTGATCGATGTTCACGCGCATGAGCCAGAGACGATTTACGTGGCGCCGATCACCAGCGATCAGTTCCACTATCCGGTGGACGGCCGGCTCGACGTTTGGCGCAGCAAGAGCGGCGGCAACGAGTGGGAGCAGCTTGGCAATGGGCTGCCGCGCGAGAACTGCTACGTGAACGTGCTGCGCGACGCGATGGCGGTGGACTCGCTCGACTCCTGCGGCATCTACTTCGGAACCACGGGCGGGCAGGTGTATTGTTCGCCCGATGGCGGCGACACGTGGTCGGCGATTGTGCGTGATCTGCCCGCGGTGCTGTCGGTGGAAGTGCAGACGCTGACATGA
- a CDS encoding helix-turn-helix domain-containing protein, protein MPPQRTRRSGCPVSAALEVLGDRWTLLVVRDLMVRGLTTFKQFQESGEGIATNILAARLRSLRDSGIVTTEPDRADGRSLRYRLTEKGIALAPLVFELLLWGARYEKTGAPPAMIDAIAANREATLAETHRRWRDRDPMPLIPKFDKAAIARLSKRQGAHP, encoded by the coding sequence GTGCCGCCGCAGCGAACCCGCCGGTCCGGATGCCCGGTAAGCGCCGCCCTCGAAGTGCTGGGCGACCGCTGGACGCTGCTGGTGGTGCGCGACCTGATGGTCCGCGGCCTGACGACGTTCAAGCAGTTTCAGGAATCCGGCGAAGGCATCGCCACGAACATACTCGCCGCGCGGCTACGCAGCCTGCGGGACTCCGGCATCGTCACCACCGAGCCGGACCGCGCCGACGGGCGCAGCCTCCGCTATCGCCTCACCGAAAAGGGCATCGCGCTGGCGCCGCTCGTTTTCGAACTGCTGTTGTGGGGCGCCAGATACGAAAAGACCGGCGCGCCTCCGGCGATGATCGACGCAATCGCCGCGAATCGCGAGGCAACGCTCGCCGAAACGCACCGCCGCTGGCGCGATCGGGACCCAATGCCTTTGATCCCCAAATTCGACAAGGCGGCCATTGCACGCCTATCCAAACGCCAAGGAGCACATCCATGA
- a CDS encoding PQQ-binding-like beta-propeller repeat protein: MIPIVLLAATLASAADWPRFRGPNGSGVSGDEGAPPVEFGPEKNVLWKAPVPFGQSSPIVVDGRLYLTATSGEDLITLAYEAASGKLLWRRSLKRAHTHKTYKANDGASPTPTADAGGVYSFFADFGLIAYSPSGKERWRMPLGPFDNFYGMAASPVLSNGMVYLLCDQVRGSYLLAVDAANGRERWRAVRDGMGESWSTPVIYKDQVIAVGSKRVDSYHASTGEPRWWIPISSIGAMGSPAIHEGRLVVTTDGSDEPWMPTWAAERTKLDKNGDGRLSSEEFRDDKDWFEHFAWINSSHDAFIDSTEWNAARVYGSGDYGVASITLDGKGKLDASAVAWRFKRNLPYVPAPVLYRGVLYIVKSGGIVTALDARTGAVLKQGRTEQAPGDYFSSPIAAGGRIYVASAEGKVSVIRAGADWEVLRVNDMGEDCLATPALIGGRIFLRTRGALFAFGAR, from the coding sequence ATGATTCCGATTGTGCTCCTCGCCGCCACCCTTGCGTCCGCCGCGGACTGGCCGCGGTTTCGCGGCCCGAACGGCTCCGGCGTTTCCGGGGACGAGGGCGCGCCGCCGGTGGAGTTCGGCCCGGAAAAGAATGTCTTGTGGAAAGCGCCGGTTCCGTTCGGCCAATCGTCGCCGATCGTCGTGGACGGGCGCCTCTATCTCACGGCCACCAGCGGCGAGGACCTCATCACGCTCGCCTATGAAGCCGCTTCGGGCAAGCTTCTCTGGCGGCGCTCACTGAAACGCGCCCACACGCACAAAACGTACAAAGCCAACGACGGCGCGTCGCCGACGCCCACCGCCGACGCCGGCGGCGTCTACTCGTTCTTCGCCGACTTCGGACTCATCGCGTATTCGCCTTCGGGCAAGGAACGCTGGCGCATGCCGCTCGGGCCGTTCGACAACTTCTATGGCATGGCCGCCTCCCCGGTGCTCTCGAACGGCATGGTGTATCTGCTGTGCGACCAGGTGCGCGGATCGTACCTGCTCGCCGTGGACGCCGCCAACGGGCGCGAACGCTGGCGCGCGGTCCGCGACGGGATGGGCGAAAGCTGGTCTACGCCGGTGATCTACAAAGACCAGGTGATCGCCGTCGGCTCCAAGCGCGTCGATTCCTATCACGCGAGCACGGGCGAGCCGCGATGGTGGATTCCGATCTCGTCGATCGGCGCCATGGGTTCGCCGGCGATCCACGAAGGCCGCCTCGTCGTCACCACCGATGGAAGCGACGAGCCCTGGATGCCGACGTGGGCGGCGGAGCGCACGAAGCTCGACAAAAACGGCGACGGCAGGCTCTCGAGCGAAGAGTTCCGTGACGATAAGGACTGGTTCGAGCACTTCGCCTGGATCAACTCGAGCCACGACGCCTTCATCGATTCCACCGAATGGAACGCCGCGCGCGTCTATGGCTCCGGCGATTACGGCGTCGCCTCGATTACGCTCGATGGGAAGGGCAAGCTCGATGCGTCGGCGGTGGCGTGGCGATTCAAGCGTAACCTGCCCTACGTGCCTGCGCCGGTGCTGTACCGCGGCGTGCTGTACATCGTGAAAAGCGGCGGCATCGTCACCGCGCTCGACGCCCGGACAGGCGCGGTGCTGAAGCAGGGCCGGACGGAGCAGGCGCCCGGAGACTATTTCTCGTCGCCCATTGCCGCAGGAGGAAGAATCTACGTGGCGAGCGCCGAAGGCAAGGTGAGCGTGATCCGGGCCGGCGCGGACTGGGAAGTGCTCCGCGTGAACGACATGGGCGAGGATTGCCTTGCAACGCCGGCTCTCATCGGCGGGCGAATCTTCCTGCGCACGCGCGGCGCTCTGTTCGCGTTCGGCGCACGGTGA
- a CDS encoding serine hydrolase domain-containing protein: MPITRRRFAASLAAAGAPAAGGLDAAIRQSMDRNGVPCVTAMVANSKEVLYQGAFGTRDAGSAAPVKIDSIFGIASMTKAITSVAALRLVEQKRVALDEPAERHLAELRGRQVLSGFDAKGRPVLRAPKRAVTLHHLLSHTSGLAYGLWDREVDRWSKSEGVTASTPQPLAFDPGTRWQYGQGIDVAGRLVERLSGLTLEDYFQRHILGPLGMDDTSFILPASKFDRLVTGYRRQADGALKPNERKQPDPPKSFNGGGGLYSTAPDYIRFGQLILRRGEGIFSPETYRLLSTNQTGRLRAGILKTTNPAVSADMDVHPGASDRYTLGFLLNPAPHVRGRAAGSLAWAGISNTFYWIDPGSDRCAVIMMQFLPFVDPKAIAVLKDFEQAVYA; encoded by the coding sequence ATGCCGATCACCCGCCGCCGCTTTGCGGCCTCCCTCGCCGCCGCGGGCGCGCCTGCCGCCGGCGGGCTGGACGCGGCGATTCGCCAATCGATGGATCGCAACGGCGTCCCGTGCGTCACCGCGATGGTGGCGAATTCGAAGGAAGTTCTCTACCAGGGAGCGTTTGGCACGCGCGATGCCGGTTCCGCCGCGCCGGTGAAGATCGATTCGATCTTCGGGATCGCTTCGATGACCAAGGCGATCACGTCCGTGGCGGCGCTCCGGCTGGTGGAGCAGAAGAGGGTGGCGCTTGACGAACCGGCCGAAAGGCATCTCGCCGAATTGCGCGGCCGGCAGGTGCTTTCGGGCTTCGACGCGAAGGGGCGGCCTGTTCTACGGGCGCCCAAACGCGCCGTGACGCTGCACCACCTGCTGAGCCACACCTCCGGCCTCGCCTACGGGCTTTGGGACCGCGAAGTGGACCGTTGGTCGAAGAGCGAAGGCGTTACGGCGTCCACGCCGCAGCCGCTCGCTTTCGATCCCGGCACACGCTGGCAGTACGGCCAGGGAATCGACGTGGCCGGCCGCCTCGTCGAAAGACTTTCCGGGCTCACTCTCGAAGACTACTTCCAGCGGCACATCCTCGGTCCGCTCGGGATGGACGACACGAGCTTCATCCTCCCGGCCTCCAAGTTCGACCGTCTTGTGACCGGCTATCGCCGCCAGGCCGACGGCGCCCTGAAGCCCAACGAGCGCAAGCAGCCGGATCCGCCGAAGTCGTTCAACGGCGGGGGCGGGCTGTACTCCACCGCACCGGATTACATCCGCTTCGGGCAACTGATTCTCCGCCGCGGCGAAGGTATCTTTTCGCCGGAAACTTACAGGCTGCTCTCGACCAACCAGACCGGCCGGCTCCGCGCCGGGATCCTCAAGACCACGAACCCCGCCGTCTCCGCCGACATGGACGTTCACCCGGGCGCGAGCGATCGCTACACGCTCGGCTTTCTGCTCAACCCGGCTCCTCACGTCCGCGGGCGCGCCGCCGGGAGCCTCGCCTGGGCCGGCATCAGCAATACCTTTTACTGGATCGACCCCGGGAGCGACCGCTGCGCCGTGATCATGATGCAGTTTCTGCCGTTCGTCGATCCGAAGGCGATCGCCGTCCTCAAGGATTTCGAGCAAGCCGTCTACGCCTGA
- a CDS encoding HEAT repeat domain-containing protein — MWKQCTLAVAVAAAVWGFAAEKTAASRGVLSAHEIERIEALEPQGQAVWLLERVVNQYTGAEPMLRRLLPSWQGKLKLDDRLNSLLNAAHNSSDLGVRGVAIGVTLAARNVELSANTVERLRQSIQDGEGDTPWNLWTLGMLGNRGVEVERVRQILADRLRDANASTRFWAVGSLALLGGKEDLGYLLWMFRHEPDPGVREHAACSVAESGMFTREQRRAAIPELLGMMDDPDLDEQTRSWVFQALQDISGKSFGSDRTAWRRWFGSES; from the coding sequence ATGTGGAAGCAGTGCACCTTGGCGGTGGCGGTGGCGGCGGCGGTGTGGGGCTTCGCCGCCGAGAAGACGGCGGCTTCGCGCGGCGTGCTTTCCGCGCACGAGATCGAACGGATTGAAGCGCTCGAGCCGCAAGGTCAGGCTGTCTGGCTGCTCGAGCGCGTGGTGAACCAATACACGGGCGCGGAACCGATGCTACGGCGCCTGCTCCCCTCGTGGCAAGGCAAGCTGAAGCTCGACGACCGGCTCAACTCGCTGCTGAACGCGGCCCACAATTCGTCGGACCTCGGGGTGCGCGGCGTGGCCATCGGTGTAACGCTCGCCGCCAGGAACGTCGAGTTGTCGGCGAACACGGTGGAGCGGCTGCGCCAATCCATTCAGGACGGCGAGGGCGATACGCCATGGAACCTGTGGACGCTCGGGATGCTCGGCAACCGAGGCGTGGAGGTCGAGCGCGTGCGCCAGATCCTTGCGGACCGGCTTCGCGACGCGAACGCCTCGACCCGCTTTTGGGCGGTGGGATCGCTCGCCCTGCTCGGCGGCAAAGAAGACCTCGGGTACCTGCTATGGATGTTCCGCCACGAACCGGACCCCGGCGTCCGCGAACATGCGGCATGCAGCGTGGCCGAGAGCGGGATGTTCACACGCGAGCAACGGCGGGCGGCCATCCCCGAATTGCTCGGGATGATGGACGATCCGGACTTGGATGAGCAGACGCGGAGTTGGGTCTTCCAGGCGCTCCAGGATATCTCCGGCAAGTCGTTTGGCTCGGATCGAACGGCATGGCGCAGATGGTTCGGATCGGAGTCATAG